The Prosthecobacter fusiformis genomic sequence GGGTGCCTTGTGGTGCCCCATTGCCTATTCTCAAACAACCGCCCCTTCCGCCACCCTGCCTGAAGTGGTGGTGACGGCGGATGCCAGACCTCAGTCCCTGACCGTTCCTAGTGTGGCGACGGTGAAAAAAGAACTCTCCAAGATCCCCGGCGGGGTCAATGTGGTAGATGCGGAGGATTACAAGCGTGGCCGTGCCACGACGCTGAAGGATGCCCTGGATTATTCCCCGGGTGTGTTTGTTCAGCCGCGTTTCGGTGCGGAGGAATCCCGTATCTCCATTCGTGGTTCCGGTATTCAGCGTACCTTCCACGGGCGCGGACTGAAACTGATGCAAGACGGCTCCCCGCTGAACTTGGCGGATGGTGGATTTGACATGCAGGCCATCGAGCCTCTTTCCGCCCAGTATGTGGAGGTCTTTCGTGGGGCGAATGCTCTGCAATATGGCTCCACCACACTTGGCGGCGCCATCAACTTTGTCTCCATGACAGGTTACAGTGCTTCGCCTGCGCAGATGCGTTTTGAAGCTGGCAGCTTCGATTCCTTCCGTGCACAGATCAGCTCCGGTATGGTGCTGGGGGATGCGGATTATTATGCCAGCTTCACGCACTCTTCTTCAGATGGTTACCGGGACTGGAGCCGCCAGAGCAACCAGCGTTTCTTTGGCAACGTGGGCTACCAGTTGAATGACGAAGTGGAGACCCGCTTTTATGTGACGTATGCGAAAACGGATTCCCAACTGCCAGGCGCGTTGACGCGGGATCAATTGGAGAGCCGTCCTGACCAGGCAAATGCGGGCAGTGTGGCCCTGGAACAAAAGCGGGATTTTGAGCTTCTGCGCATCGCCAACAAGACGACTTTTGGTACGGGTGACAATAAACTGACGGTGAGCAGTTTCTGGTCCTGGAAGGATCTGGACCACCCTATCTTTCAGGTGATTGACCAGCTTTCCAACGACTTCGGTGTGGACGTGCGTTATGACTCGCTGGCGGATCTGGCGGGGCATCGAAACCTCTTCACCCTGGGACTGGGTGCGATGTATGGCCTCACTCAAGACAATCGTTTTGTAAACCTTGGGGGTGAGCGTGGGCTGCGTACGGCTGAAAACCAGCATCAGTCCACGAATGTGGACCTGTATCTGCAAGACACGTTTTATGTGACAGACTCCGTGGCCCTGATCCTGGGTGCACAGGGCAGCTATGCCAAGCGTGATTTTAAAGAGCAACGCATCTTTGGTGCCGACAATACGGATGTGCAGGAATACTGGGGCTTCAGTCCCAAGCTGGGTGTGTTGTGGGAGGTGAATCCGGAGACGCAGGTCTTCTTTAATGTCAGCCGCAGCTTTGAGCCGCCATCCTTCGGTGAGCTCTCCAGTGTGGGGGCAGCCCCTGGGCTGGTGCAGTTGGATGCGCAACGCGGCACGACGATTGAACTGGGCACCCGTGGCCGTGCGGACCGGGTGAGCTGGGATCTGGCTTGGTACTATTCCTGGTTGGACAATGAACTGCTTTCTCTTGGCATTCCCGGGGTGAGCGATACGCAAACGGTGAATGCAGGGCGGACGATCCATCACGGTATTGAAGCGCTGGTGGACATCGATATTCTGCGCGGAATCGTGGCCCCCTGGCAGGATGCAAGCCTGGGCAGTGGCAAGCAGGCAGGGACTGAAGCTGTGAAAGGCGACCGCCTTTTCCTGCGGCAGGTTTATCTGTTCAGTGATTTCCGCTTCGATGGCGACGGCGATTTCGGCAACAATGAGCTTCCCGGCATGCCCCGTCATTATTATCGTGCGGAGCTTCTGTATGAGCATCCTTGCGGTTTCTATGCGGGGCCGAATGTGGAATGGGTCCCACAGGCTTATTTTGTGGATCTGGCAAACAGCCAGAAGGCTGGCAGCTACGCGCTGCTGGGCTTTAAGCTAGGCTACCGGACACCCAAAGGCCTCTCTTTCTTCATCGAAGGCAAGAACCTGACGGACGAGACCTATGCTGCCACCACCGGCGTGCTGAAAACGGCGAATGCCGGCAGCGCTGCTTATTTCCCTGGCGATGGCCGTGCTGTGTATGCCGGCATCGAGTGGAAGTGGTAATCCAGTTTGAAACCGGGGCAGGAGACATGTCTTTGTCTCCTGCCCTCATTTTTTAACCGCCCCTATGAATAAAAATTTCGTTCGTAAAGCTCATCGTTGGTTAGGCCTGATTTTCAGCCTCACCATTCTCATGTCCGCCGGGAGTGGTGTGATCCACAATGTGATGACCCGCACGCAGGCTCCGCCACCATCCGCCAGGCCGAGCGGGCAGGGGCTGAATGTGAGCCAGATCCAAATGGGAGTGGCTGAAGCGACAGCCAAACTGCCGGAGGCGGCTCAAGGCGTGAGCGCGGTGAATGTGCGCAGCATCGGTGGCCAGCCCTGGTACCAGGTGTATCTGAATGCCTCCCGCTCCGCCCAGTATGTAAGCGCGGTGGATGGTCGGGTGGATGCGGCCCAGGATGAAGCTTATGCCAAGGAGATCGCCAGTGCTTTTTTAGGCGGGGCGCAGGTGGAGAAGACGGATTTTCTAACGGCGTTTAACAATGAGTATATCAATATTTTTCGCATTCTGCCGGTCTATCGTTTCGACCTGAAGGACGAGCTGAATACCCGGGTCTATGTCTCCACCATGACCGGCAGTGTGACCCGGCATACGGATGATGGACGCCAGTTCGAGGCGCGAATCTTTACCAACTTTCACAAGTTTGGCTTTATCCCGAACAAGGATGTGCGGGATTTTGTGCTGACCACGCTGACCTTCGCCACCTGTGTGGTGTCACTGTCGGGCATCGTTCTGTTTTTTATGACGAGGCCGAAGAAACGTCAGATGCCTTGATGCGGTAGCTGGTTAGACGGGTTTTATCCGGCGGGGATCCAGCTGATAGCTTGTTTATCCCCGCCGGACAAACCTGCCCCATGTTTACCAATGGCGATGGTAATGCCCGCGATGACCGTAACGGGGACCGTATGGGTACCCGGTGCGGTAATAGCTGCTGCGATAGGGGTAATAGCGAGGGCCTGTGCGGTAATAGACTGGACGGCCGTAGCCATAATAACTTTGGTCACGGCTGGCACCGATGGAGGAGCCTGCGAGAGCACCAATGGCACCGCCGATGGCGGCACCCTCCAGGGGGCGTCCGCTTTGACTGCCAATGATGGCACCGAGGGTTCCGCCGCCGACGGCACCGATAACCGCGCCGTCACGCTCGTAGGGACCGGCATAAGGACTCACGCAAGAGGTGAGAGCCATCGCCAGACCCACGGCACCGACGGATAGCAGATGACGAAATTTCGTTTTCATAAGGGTGGAGAATGGAGTTTTTTCGCGCTCCGGGAAACCGGAGCACAAGAGTTAGACCTTCTGACTCACCAAACTATTCGAAAGAAGCTGCATGAGGGCGTGTAACGAAAAGTGACAGCCCTGTCATTAGCAGACGGGGTTACTTTTTCTCAAAGTAAGGGATGCCCAGGCGTTTGGCCACGCGGAGGGGGCGGCGCATGGCCTCTTCCATCCGCAGGGCTTCGTCGGCACCACGAAGATCTTTGCAGTCTGGGTGGGATTCGGGGGCATCAATGAGGCCGAGGTGATGAAGCACATGGGCGGTGCTGTGCTTATACGGGGCGGCGCTCATGCGGTCATCCAGACGGAAGACGAGGTCTTCGAAGGACTGGAAGGCCTCGAAGAGTTTATAAACCCGGGTATCGAAACGGCCGCTGCCGGTCTTGAATTTTTTATCGGCCACGCTGTCCAGCAGCCACATGTCACGGGCCGCGCAGATGAGCGGGCAGGCGCTGACGCCGGCACCGATGAGGAGTGGCAGGCCCAGGCGGATGGCAGTGGGGATGCCGTAGTCGTCACCGCTATGGGGGGCGAAGGGCAGATTGAGGTCCTTGCACATGGCGGCCCAGTAGAGGAAGTGCGGCTCGTCCAGGGTGCTGATCTTGCCGCCGACGTATTTTGGATGATTGGCGATTTCGTTCAGCAGCCACGGTTCATAAGGACTGGCCCAGGGGACAAAGGATGGCTCCAGGGCGTGAGCGATGGCCGGGTGGGTGATGTGCTCGGCGATCTCGAAATAGGCATCGCGGCGGGCTTCGGGTTCCAGGATGTTCAGGAGCCGTGAGGTCATGATCATCATCTCGCCATTGTCATGGCTCTGGGCGATGTCCAGTAGGGGCCAATAGCGCTCGGCCTTGAAGACCTCGTCCTTTTCAGCGCCGCGTGCGGTGACGCCGGCGATGAATTTCTGCGTGGGAAACTCAGCGCGGAATCGCTTCAGCACCTCAGCATAAAGCTCGTTGCTGAGGTCAAAGATGTAACCGGTATCCGCATTCAGGACGAAGACCATTTCTACGCCATAGTACTCCCCGCATTGCTGCATCCAGCGGACGCTTTTGGAGAAACCGTCCCAGTCCGGTTTTTGATCCTTGAAGGGCAGCAGGGTCGCCACGCAAAGGCGGGCCTTGGTGGTGTGATCCACCAGGGATTCTTCCGGGGTATAAGCCCAGACGGTTTCTTGCCAAGTGGTGGTGGGCTTGAGATCGGCGGCGGAGGAGATCAGGTCTGACATGGGACGGGAAAAGAAAGAGCGATGGAGCGGAACTTACTTGCTGAGGCGGTGGATGGCACCATTCCAGTCCAGGACCAGCAATTCGCCATTGGCATCTGCGCAGAAGGCGGTGGGCTTCATGTGCACACTGGGCTTCTTTTTGGCATCTGTGGCCACGGTCTGCGGGCTTGTGTAGAGGAGGGTGTTGCTTTCGACCTTGCCTTCGTCGCTGACTTTGAGTGCCCAGATTTTGCCCAGGACGAAGTCGCCATAGATGTAGGCATCCTTGAGCTCAGGCAGAGCAGTGCCGGTATAGACAATGCCGCCGGTGATGCTCAGGCCATCGCCATGATGGTATTCGTGGATGGGGTCGATGAGCTTGGCTTCTGCTGGCGCGGGATCCAAGCGCAGCGGGAATGGACGGGAACCTTCGCGGAAACTCCAGCCATAGTTGCCGCCTTTGACGATCCAGTTGATCTCCTCCCAAAGGTCCTGGCCCACATCGGCCAGCCAGAGGCGGTCTTTGGCATCGAAGTACATGCCCCAGGGATTGCGAATGCCGTAAGCATAGATCTGCGGCAGTGCATTGACGCCGTCGGCAAAGGGGTTGTCCGCTGGGATGCCATAAGCGTTTTTGTATTCGCGGCTGTCCACGTCGATGCGCAGGACCTTGCCCACAAGCACGGCGTTGAGCTGGGCCATGCGCTGCTCATCGTTGCGCTTGGAGGTATCTCCCACGCCCATGTAAAGGTAGCCGTCAGGTCCGAAGAGGATGTTGCCGCCATGGTGGTTCCAATTGATGAGCGGGATCTCCAGGAGGGTGCGCTCCGTGCTTTCATCGGCCTTATCAGCATCGGCGCTGACCTTCATTTCGGTCACCACCAGGCGCTTGGGCTTCTGTAAGGTGTAGCAGAGGTAAAAGAGGCCGTTTTCCTTGTATTTTGGGTGAAAGGCCAGGCCGTTGAGGCCTTCTTCAAATTTGCCGTTGTCTGCCTCCATGGCGCGGGTGCTCAGGTCCAGAAAAGTTTTCGCTTCGGCGGCCTGTTCGTCCTTCGGCAGAATGAGGATCTGCCCGCGCTGCAGGGCCAGAAACTGGCGCTGGCTGCCATCCGGTGGGATGACCACCGCGATGGGGAACTTGGTGTCCAGCTTCTCATAGATGCGTGCGAGCTTGACGGTGTCCTGCGCTAAGGCGCTGCTGGCCAGGAGAAGACCGGTGGTGAGAAGGGAGGCGAGTTTCATGCGATGACAGATTGGTGAGGTGACCCACTTTGGGAAAGGAGAAAACGCAGTGAGGACGGGATTTATCCGGGTGGATTGAGGATTTTGTGGGAGGAACGTGGAAATTAGAAAGAGCGAAAGCGTGAGTATCCTACTCGCTGGGCTTTCTTAGTGTGTTGGAGGCCGGAAAAGTGTGGGCGCAGGGGGTGATCTCGCCGGAGGCTTGGCCGACGGGTATTCTTGAGGCTCAGGCATCTTCGTCATCCATAAGAGGCGAGTAGTCTCGCTTCGCTCAACATACACGCGCTCCTCGGAAAGGGGACGTTGAGGCGGGAGCGCGAGTATCCTACTCGCCTAGCTTTCTAACGGCGCTACTTAACGATCCCAGGCGCTGGCAGCCAGCCTTTGTCTTTCAAGGTGCGGGCGATGGCTTCGGCGATAAGGCGGTGACCTTCGGGGCGGACGTGGTTGGAGTCGGTATAAAGAGCGGTGACTTGAGTGGGAGGAATGACGCTTTTCATGGTCACGCGGGCCACAAGGTCGCTGGTGAGGGGGGCGGTCCAAGAGTCGGTGACGCGGTCATCCAGGAGGATGCCACCTTGGCCATCCTCCTTTTTGGTGTTGCTGGCCTGCACGACGAGAAGGGTAGGGATGCGGGCGGCTTGCAGACGCTGGAGGCCGTCCTGGGTGACTTTTTGGAGCCTTTCCAGCCATTCGCGCTGGGTGTTTTCATCACTGGTGGCGAGGAGTTCCACATTGGCATCGGAGACGCCGGACTGGTTGCGGACGGTGTTGGGCAGCCATTGCCAGTAGATTTTTTCGGTCTTCATCTCGTAGAGCTGACGCAGCACGAGGGAGCGCATGAGCCAGTTTTTAGGATGCGGGCTGTTGAAGTCATCGCGGCGGCGCGATTCACGTTCGTCCTCGTATTCATTGGACATGCCGACGTGCAGGATGACGAGGCTGGGCTGGTACTTCATCACCTGGCGGAGGACGATGTCTTTACGCCGGGCACCATAGCCAGGCAGGCCCAGGTTCAGGCACTCCGCCTGGATGCCCTGGGCGCGGAGCTGTTTTTCGAGCTGGCCTGCGTAGGATTCTTTGACGCTTTTTCCACGGGCCACGGAATCGCCAATGACCATGATCCGGTAGGTGCCTTCCGGGCGCTGCTGGGCGAAGGTCTGGGGAAAGAAGCGGCGGCCACCGGCGCGTTGCAACTCCACCTTTCCATCGGGTTTTTCGACAAAGCCGACGGTAGGGTGGTAGCCATAGTCAAACCGGCCCTCCATGGTGCGGACGAAGGCGAAACGGGTGAGAAGCTCTGCGCCGATGAGCAGGGCGGCGAAGAGGAGGAAGCTGCGGGTGATGGCACGCATCAGAACTGGAAATAGATGAACTCCTGCTCCGTGGCGACGGAGCTGACAAAGGCGGCGAAGAGAAGGAAAAAGACGAGGCCACGGGCCACCCAGGGAAGGCGGGTCAGCTCGGCCTCGTCGCGGGGTTTCAGCGTGAGGAGCTGGAGGAGGATGAGAGGTACGATGTGAAAGAGAAGCCAGAGGGCCGGTTTGGTCCAGTCTTCACCGCGTGTCCAGTCCGTCAGGGCGTGCAGCCAGACACCGAGCTGGGGCATGGTCTGGGCGCGGAAGATGGCCCAACCGAAAAGAGTGAGAATGAACATGAGGCAGACTGCCAGCACGGGCTTGCCACCGGAGGTGGCCTTTTCCAGGGAGGCGAGGCCGGGGATGAGGCGGTAAGCCGTCTGCATGGCGGCATGATAGCCACCCCAGAGGACAAAGGTCCAACTGGCCCCGTGCCAGAGACCGGCCAGGAGCATCGTGATCCAAAGATTGATGATCGTACGCGCAAGCCCGGACCGGTTTCCGCCTAACGGAATGTAAACATAATCGCGGAACCAACTGGAAAGGGTGATATGCCAGCGCTGCCAGAAATCTGAGGGGCCCGTGGCCAGATAAGGGAAGCGGAAATTCATGCTCAGGTGAATGCCGAGGAGGCGGGCGGAGCCGCGAGCTAGGTCGGTATAACCGGAGAAGTCACCATAGATCTGGAAGGCAAAGGCGATGATGCCGAGGAGGGCCCAGGGAGCATTGGGGGTGGCACCGGGATTGAAGACGTAATTGGCGACGATGGCGCAATTGTCCGCCACGAATACCTTTTTGAAGGCACCGATGAGGAGCAGGCGCAGACCCGCATGCAGATGATCCCACTCCCACACGGCCGCCCGGGTGAACTGCGGCATGAAGTGGGCGGGGCGCTCGATGGGACCGGCGACGAGCTGAGGGAAAAAGGCGAGGTAGGCGGAAAAGGTGAGGAGGTCCGGTGCGGGCTGTACCTTGCCCTTATACACATCCACCGCATAGGCGACGGACTGGAAGGTATAAAAGGAAATGGCGACGGGCAGGATGATGTTTGGCAGCGTCCAGCCAGGGTCAATTCCAGCGGCACCGAGCAGGGAGACGAGGCTGTCTGCAAAAAAGCCGAAGTATTTAAAGAAGCCCAGCACGGCTAGGTTCGTCAGGATGCTGAGCCACATGAAACTGCGGCGGCGGCTCTCCTCCGGCCGGGTCCAGATCCACTCATGCACGGGGACGAAGAGGAGGGGAAAGACCGCGGCGACGATGAGGCTGGTCTGGCTGATGCTGACGTGATCCTTCCCAAAAAGGGCGCATCCACCCAGCCAGAGGAATGGGGTGAGGGTGGTGGCGATGATCTTTAACCGGCTCTCCCGTGCGCCGACCAGGGAGCGTGCGCAGAAATAATCAATGCCCGTGGAGGCCATGAGCAGCGCCAGGAAGCGCAAGTCCCACATGCCGTAAAAGAAGTAACTGGCGATGAGCAGCAGCCCCATCCGGCCTAAGCGTGGAAGCGGCCAGTAGAGGAGAACTACGAGCGGGAGAAAAAGGGCGTATTGCCAGGACGTGAAGGTCATGTGTCAGCACCGGCGGAAGTCTGACGGGAGGCCAGATCTGAGCTGGGCGCACCGCCTCTCAAGTGGCGGACGCTTTGGTGACAGATCCGACGGATTCTTCCGACGGCGCCCGATCATGGGACGCCACTAGGCATAAGTCAAAGACATGATCAGCGGGGATGCCGACTTCATCAGAGGAATGGAGGGTCTTGCGGAAACGCGCTTCACCATCGTGATCTCTCTCCCGGAGGCGCTGGGCCCGGATCTCCTCCGGAAGGCGCAGGCGCAGGGCCACATCACAGCGCTCCAGGCGTCGCTCCGGTTTGCTGTTCACATACACCACCAGCTTTTTGCGCCTGAGGAAGTGGAGAAAGGGGGCCAAGTTGTCACGCTCCTGACTGCGGCTTTTGATGCGGCGGGTGAAGATTCCCAAAAGAGGGACGGCCAGGACGCCATCGTCGATGACGCCAATTTTCCGGGGGGAGATGCCTGGGAGGCCTTTTTTGCGGAGGAGCTTTCCGAGGGTGGATTTTCCAGCCCCTGACTTGCCCGTGATGCACAAAATGATCTGCCTTTTCTGCTGGAGCATCTGGGTGCACGTTTCGGCCAGCCTGCCATGCCAGGCATCAGGCGTGAGGGCTACGGGCTCTGGGGCAAAGGATGACATGTGTCAATTTTGACGCAAAGGAAACGGGCGCAAGTTTGAATATGCCAACTAGGTAGATGCAGGAAAAAGGAGGAGACGCAGGCAGGGACACACACTTTTCGTTCGCACCTGCGGCGGAGACCGCTATCCTCGCCACCCTTATGCTCCAAGCTGGAATCGTCGGCCTGCCCAATGTAGGCAAATCCACTCTCTTCAATGCAGTCACCCGCACCCGCAAAGCGGAGGCTGCGAACTATCCCTTTTGTACCATTGAGCCCAACCAGGGCGTGGTCG encodes the following:
- a CDS encoding MBOAT family O-acyltransferase — protein: MTFTSWQYALFLPLVVLLYWPLPRLGRMGLLLIASYFFYGMWDLRFLALLMASTGIDYFCARSLVGARESRLKIIATTLTPFLWLGGCALFGKDHVSISQTSLIVAAVFPLLFVPVHEWIWTRPEESRRRSFMWLSILTNLAVLGFFKYFGFFADSLVSLLGAAGIDPGWTLPNIILPVAISFYTFQSVAYAVDVYKGKVQPAPDLLTFSAYLAFFPQLVAGPIERPAHFMPQFTRAAVWEWDHLHAGLRLLLIGAFKKVFVADNCAIVANYVFNPGATPNAPWALLGIIAFAFQIYGDFSGYTDLARGSARLLGIHLSMNFRFPYLATGPSDFWQRWHITLSSWFRDYVYIPLGGNRSGLARTIINLWITMLLAGLWHGASWTFVLWGGYHAAMQTAYRLIPGLASLEKATSGGKPVLAVCLMFILTLFGWAIFRAQTMPQLGVWLHALTDWTRGEDWTKPALWLLFHIVPLILLQLLTLKPRDEAELTRLPWVARGLVFFLLFAAFVSSVATEQEFIYFQF
- a CDS encoding SGNH/GDSL hydrolase family protein yields the protein MRAITRSFLLFAALLIGAELLTRFAFVRTMEGRFDYGYHPTVGFVEKPDGKVELQRAGGRRFFPQTFAQQRPEGTYRIMVIGDSVARGKSVKESYAGQLEKQLRAQGIQAECLNLGLPGYGARRKDIVLRQVMKYQPSLVILHVGMSNEYEDERESRRRDDFNSPHPKNWLMRSLVLRQLYEMKTEKIYWQWLPNTVRNQSGVSDANVELLATSDENTQREWLERLQKVTQDGLQRLQAARIPTLLVVQASNTKKEDGQGGILLDDRVTDSWTAPLTSDLVARVTMKSVIPPTQVTALYTDSNHVRPEGHRLIAEAIARTLKDKGWLPAPGIVK
- a CDS encoding PQQ-dependent sugar dehydrogenase; amino-acid sequence: MKLASLLTTGLLLASSALAQDTVKLARIYEKLDTKFPIAVVIPPDGSQRQFLALQRGQILILPKDEQAAEAKTFLDLSTRAMEADNGKFEEGLNGLAFHPKYKENGLFYLCYTLQKPKRLVVTEMKVSADADKADESTERTLLEIPLINWNHHGGNILFGPDGYLYMGVGDTSKRNDEQRMAQLNAVLVGKVLRIDVDSREYKNAYGIPADNPFADGVNALPQIYAYGIRNPWGMYFDAKDRLWLADVGQDLWEEINWIVKGGNYGWSFREGSRPFPLRLDPAPAEAKLIDPIHEYHHGDGLSITGGIVYTGTALPELKDAYIYGDFVLGKIWALKVSDEGKVESNTLLYTSPQTVATDAKKKPSVHMKPTAFCADANGELLVLDWNGAIHRLSK
- a CDS encoding TonB-dependent receptor family protein, with protein sequence MKHSLSLTLLVAGALWCPIAYSQTTAPSATLPEVVVTADARPQSLTVPSVATVKKELSKIPGGVNVVDAEDYKRGRATTLKDALDYSPGVFVQPRFGAEESRISIRGSGIQRTFHGRGLKLMQDGSPLNLADGGFDMQAIEPLSAQYVEVFRGANALQYGSTTLGGAINFVSMTGYSASPAQMRFEAGSFDSFRAQISSGMVLGDADYYASFTHSSSDGYRDWSRQSNQRFFGNVGYQLNDEVETRFYVTYAKTDSQLPGALTRDQLESRPDQANAGSVALEQKRDFELLRIANKTTFGTGDNKLTVSSFWSWKDLDHPIFQVIDQLSNDFGVDVRYDSLADLAGHRNLFTLGLGAMYGLTQDNRFVNLGGERGLRTAENQHQSTNVDLYLQDTFYVTDSVALILGAQGSYAKRDFKEQRIFGADNTDVQEYWGFSPKLGVLWEVNPETQVFFNVSRSFEPPSFGELSSVGAAPGLVQLDAQRGTTIELGTRGRADRVSWDLAWYYSWLDNELLSLGIPGVSDTQTVNAGRTIHHGIEALVDIDILRGIVAPWQDASLGSGKQAGTEAVKGDRLFLRQVYLFSDFRFDGDGDFGNNELPGMPRHYYRAELLYEHPCGFYAGPNVEWVPQAYFVDLANSQKAGSYALLGFKLGYRTPKGLSFFIEGKNLTDETYAATTGVLKTANAGSAAYFPGDGRAVYAGIEWKW
- a CDS encoding PepSY domain-containing protein, which translates into the protein MNKNFVRKAHRWLGLIFSLTILMSAGSGVIHNVMTRTQAPPPSARPSGQGLNVSQIQMGVAEATAKLPEAAQGVSAVNVRSIGGQPWYQVYLNASRSAQYVSAVDGRVDAAQDEAYAKEIASAFLGGAQVEKTDFLTAFNNEYINIFRILPVYRFDLKDELNTRVYVSTMTGSVTRHTDDGRQFEARIFTNFHKFGFIPNKDVRDFVLTTLTFATCVVSLSGIVLFFMTRPKKRQMP
- a CDS encoding glycine zipper domain-containing protein produces the protein MKTKFRHLLSVGAVGLAMALTSCVSPYAGPYERDGAVIGAVGGGTLGAIIGSQSGRPLEGAAIGGAIGALAGSSIGASRDQSYYGYGRPVYYRTGPRYYPYRSSYYRTGYPYGPRYGHRGHYHRHW